A single Hippopotamus amphibius kiboko isolate mHipAmp2 chromosome 5, mHipAmp2.hap2, whole genome shotgun sequence DNA region contains:
- the ADIRF gene encoding adipogenesis regulatory factor: protein MANKGLQDLKQQVEGAAQEAVTAAGAAAQQVVDQATEAGQKAMDQAAKSTQETIDKTANQASEAFSGFGKKLGFLK, encoded by the exons ATGGCCAACAAGGGCTTGCAGGACCTGAAGCAGCAAGTGGAGGGGGCGGCCCAGGAAGCGG TAACGGCGGCTGGAGCAGCGGCTCAGCAAGTGGTGGATCAGGCCACAGAAGCAGGGCAGAAAG CCATGGACCAGGCCGCCAAGTCTACCCAGGAAACCATCGACAAGACTGCTAACCAGGCCTCCGAGGCTTTCTCAGGTTTTGGGAAAAAACTCGGCTTCCTGAAATGA
- the SNCG gene encoding gamma-synuclein isoform X1, translating into MDVFKKGFSIAKEGVVGAVEKTKQGVTEAAEKTKEGVMYVGAKTKEGVVQSVTSVAEKTKEQANAVSEAVVSSVNTVATKTVEEAENIAITSGVVRKKDLQQPAPSQEDEATKVEEEVAEETKSGGD; encoded by the exons ATGGACGTCTTCAAGAAGGGCTTCTCCATTGCCAAGGAGGGTGTGGTGGGCGCCGTGGAGAAAACCAAGCAGGGGGTGACAGAGGCGGCTGAGAAGACCAAGGAGGGTGTCATGTATGTGG GAGCCAAGACCAAGGAGGGTGTTGTGCAGAGTGTGACCTCAG TGGCCGAGAAGACCAAGGAGCAGGCCAACGCCGTGAGCGAGGCCGTGGTCTCCAGCGTCAACACTGTGGCCACCAAGACCGTGGAGGAGGCGGAGAACATCGCCATCACCTCCGGAGTGGTGCGCAAG AAGGACCTGCAGCAACCTGCCCCCTCGCAGGAGGACGAGGCAACCAAAGTGGAAGAGGAAGTGGCTGAGGAG ACCAAGAGTGGGGGAGATTAG
- the SNCG gene encoding gamma-synuclein isoform X2, translating to MDVFKKGFSIAKEGVVGAVEKTKQGVTEAAEKTKEGVMYVGAKTKEGVVQSVTSVAEKTKEQANAVSEAVVSSVNTVATKTVEEAENIAITSGVVRKDLQQPAPSQEDEATKVEEEVAEETKSGGD from the exons ATGGACGTCTTCAAGAAGGGCTTCTCCATTGCCAAGGAGGGTGTGGTGGGCGCCGTGGAGAAAACCAAGCAGGGGGTGACAGAGGCGGCTGAGAAGACCAAGGAGGGTGTCATGTATGTGG GAGCCAAGACCAAGGAGGGTGTTGTGCAGAGTGTGACCTCAG TGGCCGAGAAGACCAAGGAGCAGGCCAACGCCGTGAGCGAGGCCGTGGTCTCCAGCGTCAACACTGTGGCCACCAAGACCGTGGAGGAGGCGGAGAACATCGCCATCACCTCCGGAGTGGTGCGCAAG GACCTGCAGCAACCTGCCCCCTCGCAGGAGGACGAGGCAACCAAAGTGGAAGAGGAAGTGGCTGAGGAG ACCAAGAGTGGGGGAGATTAG